Proteins from a genomic interval of Aquabacterium sp. J223:
- a CDS encoding proline--tRNA ligase — MKASQFFVSTLKEAPADAEIVSHRLMMRAGLIKRLGAGIYNYLPMGLRVIRKIEQIIREEMNRAGAIELLMPLVQPAELWQETGRWDKMGPELLRFKDRHERDFALQPTSEEVVTDIARQELRSYKQLPKNFYHIQTKFRDERRPRFGLMRGREFTMKDAYSFDRDREAAGRSYDAMYRAYCAIFDRLGLQYRAVAADTGAIGGDRSHEFQVIADTGEDAIVYCPTSDYAANIELAEALPLIAQRAAPTQPLAKAPTPGKSTCADVAALLGLPLAQTVKSLVLATDDVDEAGQPAGTTVWLLLVRGDHDLNEVKAGKVAGLKAGFRFATAAEIDSHFGCKPGYLGPIGLKQPVRIVADRTVAAMSDFTCGANEADFHFTGANWGRDLPEPDVVADIRNVVAGDPSPDGQGVLAIQRGIEVGHVFYLGTKYSAAMNANFLDESGKPKPFEMGCYGIGVTRLVGAAIEQGHDERGIVWPASIAPFGVVICPIGYDRSADVRAAADRLHDELAGAGIDVLLDDRGERPGAMFADWELIGVPQRVVISDRGLKDGTLEVQGRRDAGPTAVAPADVGAFVKARLAA; from the coding sequence ATGAAAGCCTCCCAGTTCTTCGTCTCCACCCTGAAGGAAGCGCCCGCCGACGCGGAGATCGTCAGCCACCGGCTGATGATGCGCGCCGGCCTCATCAAGCGGCTCGGCGCCGGCATCTACAACTACCTGCCGATGGGCCTGCGGGTGATCCGCAAGATCGAGCAGATCATCCGCGAGGAGATGAACCGCGCCGGCGCCATCGAGCTGCTGATGCCGCTGGTGCAGCCGGCCGAGCTGTGGCAGGAGACCGGCCGCTGGGACAAGATGGGCCCGGAGCTGTTGCGCTTCAAGGACCGCCACGAACGCGACTTCGCGCTGCAGCCCACCAGCGAGGAGGTGGTGACCGACATCGCCCGCCAGGAGCTGCGCAGCTACAAGCAGCTGCCGAAGAACTTCTACCACATCCAGACCAAGTTCCGTGACGAGCGCCGGCCGCGCTTCGGCCTGATGCGGGGCCGCGAGTTCACGATGAAGGACGCCTACTCCTTCGACCGCGACCGCGAGGCCGCCGGCCGCAGCTACGACGCGATGTACCGCGCCTACTGCGCCATCTTCGACCGCCTGGGGCTGCAGTACCGCGCGGTCGCGGCCGACACCGGCGCCATCGGCGGCGACCGGTCGCACGAGTTCCAGGTCATCGCCGACACCGGCGAGGACGCCATCGTCTACTGCCCCACCAGCGACTACGCGGCCAACATCGAGCTGGCCGAGGCGTTGCCGCTGATCGCGCAGCGGGCCGCGCCGACGCAGCCGCTGGCGAAGGCGCCCACGCCGGGCAAGAGCACCTGTGCCGACGTGGCGGCGCTGCTCGGCCTGCCGCTGGCGCAGACCGTGAAGTCGCTGGTGCTGGCCACCGACGACGTCGACGAGGCCGGTCAGCCCGCAGGCACCACCGTGTGGCTGCTGCTGGTGCGCGGGGACCACGACCTGAACGAGGTCAAGGCCGGCAAAGTGGCCGGCCTGAAGGCCGGTTTTCGGTTCGCCACCGCGGCGGAGATCGACTCACACTTCGGCTGCAAGCCCGGCTACCTCGGCCCCATCGGGTTGAAACAGCCGGTTCGCATCGTGGCGGACCGCACGGTCGCGGCGATGAGCGACTTCACCTGCGGCGCCAACGAGGCAGACTTCCATTTCACCGGCGCCAACTGGGGCCGCGACCTGCCGGAACCCGATGTGGTCGCCGACATCCGCAACGTCGTCGCGGGCGATCCCTCGCCGGACGGCCAGGGCGTGCTGGCCATCCAGCGCGGCATCGAGGTCGGCCATGTCTTCTACCTGGGCACCAAGTACAGCGCGGCGATGAACGCCAACTTCCTCGACGAATCCGGCAAGCCGAAGCCCTTCGAGATGGGCTGCTACGGCATCGGCGTCACGCGCCTGGTCGGCGCGGCCATCGAGCAGGGCCACGACGAGCGCGGCATCGTCTGGCCGGCGTCGATCGCCCCGTTCGGCGTCGTGATCTGCCCCATCGGCTACGACCGCAGCGCCGACGTGCGGGCGGCGGCCGACCGCCTGCACGACGAACTGGCCGGCGCCGGCATCGACGTGCTGCTCGACGACCGCGGCGAGCGGCCGGGCGCCATGTTCGCCGACTGGGAACTGATCGGCGTGCCGCAGCGGGTGGTGATCTCCGACCGCGGCCTGAAGGACGGCACGCTGGAGGTCCAGGGCCGGCGCGATGCCGGGCCCACGGCCGTGGCGCCGGCCGACGTCGGCGCTTTCGTGAAGGCGCGGCTGGCCGCATGA
- the cgtA gene encoding Obg family GTPase CgtA produces MKFVDEVTIDVAAGNGGAGCVSFRREKFIPFGGPNGGDGGRGGSVWAVADLNLNTLIDYRYARRHEARNGEQGRGSDQFGAAADDIVLRMPVGTIISDAETGEVIAELLEPDEKVLIAKGGDGGFGNLHFKSSTNRAPRQRTLGWPGEQKKLKLELRVLADVGLLGMPNAGKSTLIAAISNARPKIAEYPFTTLHPNLGVVRVGPEQSFVVADIPGLIEGAAEGAGLGHQFLRHLQRTRLLLHLIDIAPFDDGVDPVAQAKAIVAELKKYSEDLYAKPRWLVLNKLDMVPAEERAARVKDIVKRLKWKGPVFEVSALAREGLEPLVRACFEHVASVKAPPPEVVDPRFDGPPVE; encoded by the coding sequence ATGAAGTTCGTCGACGAGGTCACGATCGACGTTGCCGCGGGCAACGGCGGCGCCGGCTGCGTGAGCTTCCGTCGCGAGAAGTTCATCCCCTTCGGCGGCCCCAACGGAGGCGATGGCGGCCGTGGCGGCAGCGTGTGGGCGGTGGCGGACCTCAACCTCAACACGCTCATCGACTACCGCTACGCGCGCCGGCACGAGGCCCGCAACGGCGAGCAGGGGCGCGGGTCGGACCAGTTCGGCGCGGCGGCCGACGACATCGTGCTGCGCATGCCGGTGGGCACCATCATCTCGGATGCCGAGACCGGCGAGGTGATCGCCGAACTGCTCGAGCCCGACGAGAAGGTGCTCATTGCCAAGGGTGGCGACGGCGGCTTCGGCAACCTGCATTTCAAGTCCAGCACCAACCGGGCGCCGCGCCAGCGCACGCTGGGCTGGCCGGGTGAGCAGAAGAAGCTGAAGCTGGAGCTGCGCGTGCTGGCCGACGTCGGCCTGCTCGGCATGCCGAACGCCGGCAAGTCGACGTTGATCGCGGCCATCTCGAACGCCAGGCCGAAGATCGCCGAATACCCCTTCACCACGCTGCACCCCAACCTCGGCGTGGTGCGGGTGGGGCCGGAGCAGAGCTTCGTCGTCGCCGACATCCCGGGCCTCATCGAGGGCGCGGCCGAAGGGGCGGGGCTCGGCCACCAGTTCCTGCGCCACCTGCAGCGCACGCGGCTGCTGCTGCATCTGATCGACATCGCGCCCTTCGACGACGGCGTCGACCCGGTGGCGCAGGCCAAGGCGATCGTGGCCGAGCTCAAGAAGTACAGCGAGGACCTTTACGCCAAACCGCGCTGGCTGGTGCTCAACAAGCTCGACATGGTGCCGGCGGAGGAGCGGGCCGCCCGCGTCAAGGACATCGTCAAGCGGCTGAAGTGGAAGGGCCCGGTGTTCGAGGTCTCGGCGTTGGCACGGGAGGGTCTGGAGCCGCTGGTGCGCGCCTGCTTCGAGCATGTCGCCTCCGTCAAGGCGCCGCCGCCGGAGGTGGTCGACCCCCGCTTCGATGGGCCGCCCGTCGAATGA
- a CDS encoding polyprenyl synthetase family protein: MLQVDEVIRRRLHSQVALVNQISEYIVGAGGKRIRPRLVLLFAGALGVEGPHKHELAAIVEFIHTATLLHDDVVDESSLRRGRKTANALFGNAASVLVGDFLYSRAFQMMVGLNRLRVLDVLADATNVIAEGEVLQLMNMHDPDLSVDDYLRVIRYKTAKLFEASARLGAVLAHAAPAVEEACATYGRALGTAFQLVDDLLDYEGATQELGKNIGDDLREGKPTLPLLLAMSRGSEPERQLIRHAIEQGEVERLPDIVTIVRRTGALEATRHAARAEAEQARAALDLLPTSPQRDALLYLCVQSVERSS; encoded by the coding sequence ATGCTGCAGGTGGACGAGGTCATCCGCCGGCGCCTGCATTCGCAGGTGGCGCTGGTGAACCAGATCTCCGAGTACATCGTCGGCGCCGGGGGCAAGCGCATCCGCCCGCGGCTGGTGCTGCTGTTCGCGGGAGCCCTCGGCGTCGAGGGGCCGCACAAGCACGAACTGGCCGCCATCGTCGAGTTCATCCACACCGCCACGCTGCTGCACGACGACGTGGTGGACGAGTCGTCGCTGCGGCGCGGCCGCAAGACCGCGAATGCGCTGTTCGGCAACGCGGCGAGCGTGCTCGTCGGCGACTTCCTGTACTCGCGCGCCTTCCAGATGATGGTCGGGCTGAACCGGCTGCGGGTGCTCGACGTGCTGGCCGATGCCACCAACGTCATCGCCGAGGGCGAGGTCCTGCAGTTGATGAACATGCACGACCCGGACCTGAGCGTCGACGACTACCTGCGCGTCATCCGCTACAAGACCGCCAAGCTGTTCGAGGCCAGCGCGCGCCTGGGCGCGGTGCTCGCGCACGCGGCGCCGGCGGTGGAAGAGGCCTGTGCCACGTATGGCCGTGCGCTGGGCACCGCCTTCCAACTGGTCGACGACCTGCTCGACTACGAAGGCGCGACGCAGGAACTGGGCAAGAACATCGGCGACGACCTGCGCGAAGGAAAGCCGACCCTGCCGCTGCTGCTGGCGATGTCGCGCGGCAGCGAGCCCGAGCGGCAGCTCATCCGCCACGCCATCGAGCAGGGCGAAGTCGAACGACTGCCCGACATCGTGACGATCGTGCGCCGCACCGGCGCGCTCGAGGCCACGCGCCACGCCGCGCGGGCCGAGGCGGAGCAGGCGCGTGCCGCACTCGACCTGCTGCCCACCTCGCCGCAGCGGGACGCTTTGCTATACTTATGTGTTCAGTCGGTCGAGCGGTCTTCTTGA
- the rpmA gene encoding 50S ribosomal protein L27, with translation MAQKKGGGSTRNGRDSQPKMLGVKVYGGQVISAGSILVRQRGTKFHPGTNVGLGKDHTLFALVDGQVSYAVKGEKNRHTVSVTPV, from the coding sequence ATGGCACAGAAAAAAGGCGGCGGTTCCACCCGGAACGGCCGTGATTCCCAGCCCAAGATGCTGGGCGTGAAGGTCTACGGCGGCCAGGTCATTTCCGCCGGTTCGATCCTCGTGCGCCAGCGCGGCACCAAGTTCCACCCCGGCACCAATGTCGGTCTGGGCAAGGACCACACGCTGTTCGCGCTGGTCGACGGCCAGGTCAGCTACGCCGTCAAGGGCGAGAAGAACCGCCACACCGTGTCGGTCACCCCGGTCTGA
- the proB gene encoding glutamate 5-kinase gives MNPEILKGARRIVVKVGSSLVTDEGRGIDAAAIGNWCRQLAGLSGQGRELVMVSSGAIAEGMKRLGWASRPTELPELQAAAAVGQMGLAHMYESQLSHHGVLSAQVLLTHADLADRERYLNARSTLLTLLALKVIPVINENDTVVNDEIKVGDNDTLGALVANLVEADALVILTDQRGLYSADPRKDTTARFIDVAEAGDPALESMAGGAGSSIGKGGMITKVLAAKRAARSGASTVIAWGREHDVLLRLASGESIGTALVAGMPKMAARKQWMADHLQLRGSVAVDGGAVAQLRRGGKSLLPIGVTRVDGEFHRGDVIAVRDDAGAEVARGLANYSSAEARLIARQPSSEIARLLGYSAEPELIHRDNLVLT, from the coding sequence ATGAACCCAGAGATCCTGAAAGGCGCCCGCCGCATCGTCGTCAAGGTCGGCTCGAGCCTCGTCACCGACGAGGGCCGCGGCATCGACGCCGCAGCCATCGGCAACTGGTGTCGGCAACTGGCCGGCTTGAGCGGCCAGGGGCGCGAGCTGGTGATGGTGTCCAGCGGCGCCATCGCCGAGGGCATGAAGCGGCTCGGTTGGGCCAGCCGGCCCACCGAACTGCCGGAGCTGCAGGCCGCCGCCGCCGTCGGCCAGATGGGACTGGCGCACATGTACGAAAGCCAGCTGAGCCACCACGGCGTGCTGAGCGCGCAGGTGCTGCTGACCCATGCAGACCTCGCCGACCGCGAGCGCTACCTCAACGCCCGCTCGACGCTGCTGACGCTGCTCGCGCTCAAGGTCATCCCGGTGATCAACGAGAACGACACGGTGGTCAACGACGAGATCAAGGTCGGTGACAACGACACGCTGGGCGCCTTGGTCGCCAACCTCGTGGAAGCGGATGCGCTGGTCATCCTCACCGACCAGCGCGGGTTGTACTCGGCCGATCCGCGCAAGGACACGACGGCCCGGTTCATCGACGTGGCGGAAGCGGGCGATCCGGCGCTGGAATCGATGGCCGGCGGGGCCGGCAGCAGCATCGGCAAGGGCGGCATGATCACCAAGGTGCTGGCCGCCAAGCGGGCGGCGCGCAGCGGTGCCAGCACGGTCATCGCCTGGGGGCGCGAGCACGATGTGCTGCTGCGGCTCGCCAGCGGCGAGTCGATCGGCACCGCCCTGGTGGCCGGCATGCCGAAGATGGCCGCGCGAAAGCAGTGGATGGCCGATCACCTGCAGCTGCGCGGCAGCGTGGCGGTCGACGGGGGCGCGGTCGCCCAGCTGCGCCGCGGGGGAAAGAGCCTGCTGCCCATCGGCGTCACGCGCGTGGACGGCGAGTTCCACCGCGGCGACGTGATCGCCGTGCGCGACGACGCCGGCGCCGAGGTGGCGCGCGGCCTGGCCAACTACTCCAGCGCCGAGGCGCGGCTCATCGCGCGCCAGCCCTCCAGCGAGATCGCCCGGCTGCTCGGCTACAGCGCCGAGCCCGAGCTGATCCACCGCGACAACCTGGTCCTGACCTGA
- a CDS encoding RNA pyrophosphohydrolase — protein sequence MLDRDGFRPNVGIILLNARNQVFWGKRLRTHSWQFPQGGIKFGESPEQAMFRELHEEVGLKPEHVKILARTRDWLRYEVPEHFIRRDARGHYRGQKQIWFLLRLTGRDCDMNLRATDHPEFDAWRWNDYWVPLDVVIEFKRGVYQMALTELARFLPRTTHHNRYLRSGMRPPRREGGEPEVFGAEDDARAEAHGTDAAAG from the coding sequence ATGCTCGACCGGGACGGCTTCAGGCCGAACGTCGGCATCATCCTGCTCAACGCTCGGAACCAGGTGTTCTGGGGCAAACGGCTTCGCACGCACTCCTGGCAGTTTCCCCAAGGCGGCATCAAGTTCGGCGAGTCGCCTGAGCAGGCGATGTTCCGCGAGTTGCACGAAGAAGTGGGCTTGAAGCCCGAACACGTGAAGATCCTCGCGCGCACCCGCGACTGGCTTCGCTACGAGGTGCCGGAGCACTTCATCCGCCGCGACGCGCGCGGCCACTACCGTGGCCAGAAGCAGATCTGGTTCCTGCTGCGCCTGACCGGCCGCGACTGCGACATGAACCTGCGCGCGACCGACCACCCGGAATTCGACGCCTGGCGCTGGAACGACTACTGGGTGCCGCTGGACGTGGTGATCGAGTTCAAGCGCGGCGTCTACCAGATGGCGCTGACCGAACTGGCCCGCTTCCTGCCGCGCACCACCCACCACAACCGGTACCTGCGCAGCGGGATGCGCCCGCCACGGCGCGAGGGCGGCGAGCCGGAGGTGTTCGGCGCCGAGGACGACGCGAGGGCCGAAGCCCACGGCACCGACGCGGCGGCCGGCTGA
- the rplU gene encoding 50S ribosomal protein L21, producing the protein MYAVIKTGGKQYKVAAGEKIKVEQIAADVGQEIVLDQVLAVHDGSALTVGAPLVSGASVRATVVAHGKHDKVRIFKMRRRKHYKKSQGHRQTYTEIEIGAIGG; encoded by the coding sequence ATGTACGCGGTCATAAAAACCGGTGGCAAGCAATACAAGGTTGCTGCCGGCGAGAAGATCAAGGTAGAACAGATTGCTGCGGACGTGGGCCAGGAAATCGTGCTCGATCAGGTGCTGGCCGTCCACGACGGCTCGGCGCTGACGGTGGGCGCGCCCCTGGTGTCCGGCGCAAGCGTGAGGGCGACCGTGGTCGCCCATGGCAAGCACGACAAGGTGCGCATCTTCAAGATGCGCCGCCGCAAGCACTACAAGAAGAGCCAGGGTCATCGCCAGACCTACACCGAGATCGAGATTGGCGCCATCGGCGGCTGA